The Dunckerocampus dactyliophorus isolate RoL2022-P2 chromosome 1, RoL_Ddac_1.1, whole genome shotgun sequence genome has a segment encoding these proteins:
- the rbbp8l gene encoding RBBP8 N-terminal-like protein isoform X2, whose protein sequence is MLWRLLELSPKLAPIILFPWSRRNPVEMESLPEFEFQCSRFLLHTLPVLHAEAVHPGLRAGLCDRCTVTQEVAKRRQQEFEVMQMQTLQHVTVLGGENNTLKKENRRLRDEIGSLRDALNNTPLEAKTNISPDLSPSSEPMSLIATTTGSTHPDQPTEGNVAAKTDTNQSAEEHQSDFRQLRAMSKSHVPISLSAYTLASWKTEHSAACTGDRSSHIVETLDHPPIPPQALLLKTSSPPMNTDVSPRRHSLKAPIPCRPQPIKSSTVPFPWALPESSGWTSMAVAAAAAGTNMMVHPYPKPVLPRFPNLVPTSPHTSLPGPREHAYGSQWHKQSGFQSPVKEPTVVFRLKNISEHMGHSTPDKSQEKKDTQSSNAERVPSEGHRDLCDGPLDLSDRGKSKSIQMPLYSQDGEGLDKKRDKDAMPGLQVASPATSQPLLSSLPTVTQEEVTNHTVVKEQGQNEEANGKMEQSNGKKVPALTISLRPVVVLETLNSALQTQDSLPTNGKSSPTGEEPESSEKQVNERVEEKEDEEEEEEVSVSGQEKNERYKRKRLFKESDSDTDIMTTEKKVKITVRNQEKTSS, encoded by the exons ATGCTCTGGAGACTTCTAGAATTGTCACCCAAACTGGCACCCATAATTCTGTTTCCTTGGTCCAGGCGTAACCCTGTGGAGATGGAATCACTTCCTGAATTTGAATTTCAATGTTCCAGATTCCTGCTTCATACACTGCCCGTCTTACATGCTGAAGCAGTGCATCCTGG GCTGAGGGCGGGCTTATGCGACAGATGCACCGTCACTCAGGAGGTGGCCAAGAGGAGGCAGCAGGAGTTTGAAGTCATGCAAATGCAGACCCTCCAGCACGTCACAGTCCTGG GTGGAGAAAATAATacccttaaaaaggaaaacagaaGATTGAGAGACGAGATTGGCAGTTTAAGAGATGCACTTAA caacacacccTTGGAGGCCAAAACAAACATCTCCCCTGACCTTTCGCCCTCCTCCGAACCAATGTCGCTCATCGCCACAACAACGGGCAGCACTCACCCTGATCAGCCAACAGAGGGCAATGTTGCAGCAAAAACAGACACAAACCAAAGCGCTGAAG AGCATCAGTCTGACTTCAGACAGCTGCGAGCAATGAGCAAGAGCCACGTT cctatttcactttcggCTTACACATTGGCATCCTGGAAGACAGAACACAGCGCAGCATGTACAGGAGACAGGAG cTCTCACATTGTAGAAACCTTGGACCACCCACCAATTCCACCTCAAGCTCTTCTACTAAAGACCTCCTCCCCCCCGATGAATACCGACGTCAGTCCACGCAGACATTCTCTCAAGGCCCCCATCCCCTGCCGTCCTCAACCAATCAAGAGCAGTACTGTCCCCTTTCCTTGGGCTCTCCCTGAATCCTCTGGCTGGACTTCCATGGCAgtggcggcagcagcagcaggcacCAACATGATGGTGCACCCTTATCCCAAACCCGTTCTCCCTCGTTTTCCCAACCTGGTCCCGACGAGCCCACACACCAGCCTTCCGGGCCCTCGGGAGCATGCCTATGGGTCTCAGTGGCACAAGCAGAGTGGCTTTCAATCCCCTGTTAAAGAACCCACCGTGGTGTTCCGGTTGAAGAATATATCGGAGCACATGGGACACAGCACACCGGATAAGTCCCAGGAAAAGAAAGACACTCAGTCATCTAATGCTGAAAGGGTTCCTTCGGAAGGCCATAGAGATCTCTGCGATGGTCCTTTGGATCTGTCTGACAGAGGAAAGTCCAAATCCATCCAAATGCCTCTGTACTCTCAAGATGGGGAGGGTCTCGACAAGAAAAGGGACAAGGATGCGATGCCAGGCCTTCAGGTTGCATCACCTGCTACTTCTCAACCTTTGCTGTCCTCTTTACCTACGGTCACACAAGAGGAAGTCACAAACCACACG GTGGTAAAAGAGCAAGGGCAGAATGAAGAGGCTAATGGAAAGATGGAGCAAAGCAATGGGAAAAAGGTCCCTGCCCTCACGATATCATTACGTCCAG TCGTAGTGCTGGAGACTTTGAATTCTGCTCTTCAAACACAAGACTCCTTACCAACAAATGGCAAG TCATCACCGACAGGAGAGGAGCCAGAGAGCTCTGAGAAGCAAGTAAATGAGAGAGTGGAAGagaaggaggacgaggaggaggaagaggaggtgagTGTATCAGGACAAGAGAAGAACGAGCGCTACAAGAGGAAGAGATTATTCAAGGAGTCAGACTCGGACACGGATA TCATGACAACAGAGAAGAAGGTCAAGATCACAGTGAGAAATCAGGAGAAGACCTCTAGCTGA
- the rbbp8l gene encoding RBBP8 N-terminal-like protein isoform X1, whose protein sequence is MESFNELLLKLREVHERELEVWQMKVQELSNKKGCDTKRMEELFTRNQQMKEQQRLLTENVKTLENRLRAGLCDRCTVTQEVAKRRQQEFEVMQMQTLQHVTVLGGENNTLKKENRRLRDEIGSLRDALNNTPLEAKTNISPDLSPSSEPMSLIATTTGSTHPDQPTEGNVAAKTDTNQSAEEHQSDFRQLRAMSKSHVPISLSAYTLASWKTEHSAACTGDRSSHIVETLDHPPIPPQALLLKTSSPPMNTDVSPRRHSLKAPIPCRPQPIKSSTVPFPWALPESSGWTSMAVAAAAAGTNMMVHPYPKPVLPRFPNLVPTSPHTSLPGPREHAYGSQWHKQSGFQSPVKEPTVVFRLKNISEHMGHSTPDKSQEKKDTQSSNAERVPSEGHRDLCDGPLDLSDRGKSKSIQMPLYSQDGEGLDKKRDKDAMPGLQVASPATSQPLLSSLPTVTQEEVTNHTVVKEQGQNEEANGKMEQSNGKKVPALTISLRPVVVLETLNSALQTQDSLPTNGKSSPTGEEPESSEKQVNERVEEKEDEEEEEEVSVSGQEKNERYKRKRLFKESDSDTDIMTTEKKVKITVRNQEKTSS, encoded by the exons ATGGAGAGCTTCAATGAGCTTCTTCTTAAACTCAGGGAGGTGCATGAGCGAGAGCTTGAGG TGTGGCAGATGAAGGTCCAAGAGTTGTCCAACAAGAAGGGCTG TGATACAAAGCGAATGGAGGAGCTGTTCACAAGGAACCAACAGATGAAAGAGCAGCAGCGATTACTCACTGAGAACGTCAAGACTCTTGAGAACAG GCTGAGGGCGGGCTTATGCGACAGATGCACCGTCACTCAGGAGGTGGCCAAGAGGAGGCAGCAGGAGTTTGAAGTCATGCAAATGCAGACCCTCCAGCACGTCACAGTCCTGG GTGGAGAAAATAATacccttaaaaaggaaaacagaaGATTGAGAGACGAGATTGGCAGTTTAAGAGATGCACTTAA caacacacccTTGGAGGCCAAAACAAACATCTCCCCTGACCTTTCGCCCTCCTCCGAACCAATGTCGCTCATCGCCACAACAACGGGCAGCACTCACCCTGATCAGCCAACAGAGGGCAATGTTGCAGCAAAAACAGACACAAACCAAAGCGCTGAAG AGCATCAGTCTGACTTCAGACAGCTGCGAGCAATGAGCAAGAGCCACGTT cctatttcactttcggCTTACACATTGGCATCCTGGAAGACAGAACACAGCGCAGCATGTACAGGAGACAGGAG cTCTCACATTGTAGAAACCTTGGACCACCCACCAATTCCACCTCAAGCTCTTCTACTAAAGACCTCCTCCCCCCCGATGAATACCGACGTCAGTCCACGCAGACATTCTCTCAAGGCCCCCATCCCCTGCCGTCCTCAACCAATCAAGAGCAGTACTGTCCCCTTTCCTTGGGCTCTCCCTGAATCCTCTGGCTGGACTTCCATGGCAgtggcggcagcagcagcaggcacCAACATGATGGTGCACCCTTATCCCAAACCCGTTCTCCCTCGTTTTCCCAACCTGGTCCCGACGAGCCCACACACCAGCCTTCCGGGCCCTCGGGAGCATGCCTATGGGTCTCAGTGGCACAAGCAGAGTGGCTTTCAATCCCCTGTTAAAGAACCCACCGTGGTGTTCCGGTTGAAGAATATATCGGAGCACATGGGACACAGCACACCGGATAAGTCCCAGGAAAAGAAAGACACTCAGTCATCTAATGCTGAAAGGGTTCCTTCGGAAGGCCATAGAGATCTCTGCGATGGTCCTTTGGATCTGTCTGACAGAGGAAAGTCCAAATCCATCCAAATGCCTCTGTACTCTCAAGATGGGGAGGGTCTCGACAAGAAAAGGGACAAGGATGCGATGCCAGGCCTTCAGGTTGCATCACCTGCTACTTCTCAACCTTTGCTGTCCTCTTTACCTACGGTCACACAAGAGGAAGTCACAAACCACACG GTGGTAAAAGAGCAAGGGCAGAATGAAGAGGCTAATGGAAAGATGGAGCAAAGCAATGGGAAAAAGGTCCCTGCCCTCACGATATCATTACGTCCAG TCGTAGTGCTGGAGACTTTGAATTCTGCTCTTCAAACACAAGACTCCTTACCAACAAATGGCAAG TCATCACCGACAGGAGAGGAGCCAGAGAGCTCTGAGAAGCAAGTAAATGAGAGAGTGGAAGagaaggaggacgaggaggaggaagaggaggtgagTGTATCAGGACAAGAGAAGAACGAGCGCTACAAGAGGAAGAGATTATTCAAGGAGTCAGACTCGGACACGGATA TCATGACAACAGAGAAGAAGGTCAAGATCACAGTGAGAAATCAGGAGAAGACCTCTAGCTGA